In Palaemon carinicauda isolate YSFRI2023 chromosome 1, ASM3689809v2, whole genome shotgun sequence, the genomic stretch TCTGGAAAAGGTACCAATAGCTTTTTCAAGGCACTAGCCTGTTGAGATGAGAGATGATTAAGTTTACAGTCAATGTTATTTAATGCAAGTGTATTATCTAGAGGTATGTTTTTACTTCGATCTGGAAAACTTGTTTCATTAAGCTTCACATTATCTTCCACAGTTGACTTGCAAATAAAGGTGACATTGTTACATTGGGTCTCAAACATTTTTAGTAGGTTTATATGTACCATCTTCTGGTTTTTCCTCTTTCCCGGAGTAGAGATGACATAATCATCCTTGTTTCTGCTCATCACTTTATAAGgaccttcatatctattttcaaaggttttcctcatgggtactagcattaaaacagattcaACTGGCCTAAAACTTCGTGCCTCAgccttattattaaaatttattaatttcatcTTATCTTGAGCTATGCTTAGATTGTCATTTGCAAATTTATGAGAGCtctgtagcttaccttgtaagttCTTAACATAATCTCCTAATGTTACCTCTTTCGACTGATCCGTCCACATGTCATAGAGTATCTCCAAAGGACCTCTCACTTTCCTTCCATATAACAACTCAGCTGGGGAATATCCAAGACTTTCTTGTTGAGTGTTGCGGATGGCATACAACACGAATGGTAATCCTTCATCCCAGTCTGTCTGATGTTCCTGACATTACTTTGTAAGGGCATCCTTCAACGTCCGATGGAATCGTTCCAGGGCTccttgactctctgggtggtaaacTGAGGACAAAGTATGTTTAATGCTCATAGCTGCCATAACCTGTCTAAATAAATCAGAGGTAAAGTTACTTCCTCTATCAGTCTGGATAATCTTGGGGATACTATACTGagtgaaaaatattattaaaactgggatcagtgtcttagaacttatgttcctaagtggataggcatcaggataacgaatggaactgcacatcattgtaatcatatatttattCTCTTCTTACTTTTAGGTAAAGGACCCACACAATCTAATATGACTTTGTCAAAAGGCTCAGGTAAAACAGGGATAGGCTGTAAAGGGGCTATTTTATAATGTGATTTGGCTTACCAATGAGTTGACATACTCCACAAGACTTACAGCACTCTGTGACACTTTTCCTTATACCGGGCCAGTAAAAGAGTTGGAGAACTGCACTCAAAGTCTTCATTATTCCTAAGTGTGAAGAAGATACATTATGTACCATGTATAATACTTTTTGCCTTAGGCTCGCTGGAATACAATCTGATTCCTTATTTCTCAAGTTAAACTTTCCGGAGCATGCAACGATCTGAACTTCCTCTTTAGTAGTCCATTCCTCAAGTAACAGCAAACTAGCTCCATATTGATCTGGTCTTCTGCAACAACTTCACTGTAAATAGACTGCAAAGACAAATCTTCCTGTTGAGCTTTTATGTCAGAACATTTCATATCATAAAGATTATCAGAGCAATCAGAAACATTactggaattaatttaattttcaactGACTTCAGAGTATTTACCAATACTACGTTACCAGTCTTCAAACCAAACTTAGTTTCTAGCACACTTTCTTTCTTATTTACATTACCTTCAAAACTATCAATTTGGAAtaactatcaatattgatatctacgTCAACTGTACCAACAGCATCTTTTTCTTCAGTACATGAAGTAGTACTTACATTGACGTCCTTAGTTACAACTGGTCCAGGCTCTCGTGGGACTTCTACCACAGCCAGACTTCTGCTACGCTGTACAACACAAGAAGGATACAATACTACATCTTCTACTGGGCTTACCTTTAATGGAGTGTCAGCAACTATGGGACTAGGTACAACCTTCCCTACTGCCAAGTCGTTCCCTATAAGAAAATCAACACCTTGAATGGGCAATTCATCCACCACCCCAACTGTGACATAACGAGTTATTAAACGACAATGCAGATATAACCTACACAAGGGAACTGTTACCAGTCCACCCAAATTCTAACAACCAGTCTATCGGATGTAAAAGTCTTTTCCAACCCAGGAACCTTTTCTTTTACAATTAGACTATTAGAAGAACAAGTGCCCCGTACCATCCTAACAGGCACACTTCTACCTAGGTCATCTGAAACTGACACAACCCCATCAAACTTGAAAGGAGCAAACCCATTATCTAACCTATCACAATGAGAACCAGGAATTTCCTGCCGGACCTTCCTAATTGCCATATTTGATCCCGACGATTCTCTCTTCCTCTCCTTATAATTACTAGGACATCTTGCCTACGTGTGACCAAGCTTGTTACATTTGTAACACCTAACCTCAGACAGACTTCTACTGTATGAAACAGAGGATTTCTTCTCCTCTGATACATTACCTGTAGATTTCTTGGATTGTTTGACTTTGTTGATGTGGTTTAATTAAACTCTAAGTCTCAGCTACAACAGCTGCTCTTTGTAAAGTTGTAACCACACGCTCAAATAAGTATCTCTGAACATCAATAGGAACACCTCTAATGAACTGCTCAAGTAAAATGAGCTCCCTATATTCATCTAAGGTAGTGAGACATGCTGCTGTATACCATCTATCATGTAATTGAACAAGATTATGTGGATATTCAATGTATGAATGTGAATCAAACTTTTTATACCTACGAAACTTGAGACGATAATATTCAGCCGTAAGCTCAAAATCTTTCAGGATACTATCTTTAGTAAAGTCGTAATCATTACTCTCACTAGATGTTAACGACAAGAAAACGGTTCTAGCTTCACCCTTTAATGATGGCTGCAAAATTATGGGCCATAAACGCTTCGGCTACTTCAAACAACTGAATCATTTTAGAAGCCTTAACAACATCAATTACCTGTTCACTTTCATCGCCTTGGCTCACATTATTTATTATCGTTCTCTTTTTCTTCAACAGATCTAATTGATATCTGTGCTCTCTTTCCTCTCGTTCTATCCTATCCTTCATCTGTAACTCTTcacgctctctcctctctttcctctccAACTCTTCCCACTCTCTCCTCTATTTCCTCTCCAACTCCTCACGCTCTTTCGTCTCTTTTCTCTCCAACTcctcacgctctcttgtctctttcTTCTCCTACTCCTCATGCCCTATTGTCTCTTTCTTCTCCAACTcctcacgctctcttgtctctttcTTCTCCAACTCttcacgctctcttgtctctttcctctccaactcttcacgctctcttgtctctttcCTTTCCAACTCCTCACGCTTTCTTGTCTCTTTCCTCTCCTACTcctcacgctctcttgtctctttcCTCTCCAACTCCCCATGCTCTCTTGTCTCTTTCCTTTCCAACTCCccacgctctcttgtctctttcCTCACCAATTcctcacgctctcttgtctctttcCTCTCCAACTCCTCACGCTCTTTTGTCTCTTTCCTCTCTAACTCCTCCCGCTCTCTTGACTCTTTCCTCTCCAACTCCTCATGCTCTCTTGTCTATTTCTTCTCCAACTCCTCACGCTCTCTCCTCTCATATCTatctttctcctccttttcacgAACAATCTACAATTCTAACTTCTTGAGATTTAACTGGGATCCCTCTTCATCTAATAAATCATAAGTTTCCTCAGGCAAAGTCTCCTTCTCAACCAAAGCATTGATAACTAAATTCTTAATCTAAGATTTCCTCCACACCTTTTTAACGGAAATGTCATACTTCACTGCAATAGCCATCCAGTCATCCTTTCTCATACGATGATTACGCAAATAATGCACACTTGGGTTACTAGAAAAATCACTAATGCTGAAAGGATCCATATTCAAAAATATACAATAGGGAAAATTTTAACTTCAAAACATATCTACGATAGAGGAAATTTTAACTTCAAaaggtaaacaaaagaaaaatgaccgAAAACATTCACTTTAACAAACAAGAATTACTCTCAATATATAATCTGATTATTCTTAAAGTGCACAGCGCCGTATATTTAGCATTAAGACTTCACTTCACGGCAAAATACTAATAAACATACGGAAAAATAAATTTATGACAACTTCTTAGAATAAATTCGTGCACAAATTTTAGTTATTATACAAAAGATATGATAATACAAAAACCCGCAAAATAACTTTAGCTTATACCGGTCACTTTGATATACTCGGCAAAACAGCTCCCAGACAGGCCCCCTaattgttacgaccattcgcctcttaatactctttcctgcattttcactgatgcaagtacgaagcggagctccaaacggccatagacaataagTAATGAGACATTTAATGATCCATTaacttatattatttttataatagaacTTTTATCCGAATTTAAAATGCATTAAATGTAAGTATGATATacgagtaaatatataaaaatacggaataaggtaaacactacgaaatttatttattttacttaaaattaattaaagatccatataaagataaggattacgaCGATAACAAGAATAGTGAAACTAAAGCAATAATGAATGTAaattaacgaaactccaggaacatttacattgtacagcattactacaaatgagcaaaacaagcaggtaggtaacaaataaatatattatcaatacAACGTAGATAATACAGAAAATAACGTcaatattaaacaataaaaagcaaaaaatacatacatacccaGCAACCGTTaacagaaccttaaatgcaatATAAGAATGCTTACAAATTAGCAAGTACAAACAATGTAACTCTTTTATATATAATCCAGGGTTATTAACATTATGACAAgtccaagaaatctcaatccctggtggcgctccaatggccgaagtaaactatccaaggactgaggaatacaaacacccaaacaacacgcatggacaacacagacagacacgggaaaaatatgaattactaaacATTTATAATCCACACTACAAAAATATCCTATTTACAtgaattcaatactcctaacaatatatatatatatatatatatatatatatatatatatatatatatatatatatatatatatatatatatatatgtatatatatatatatatatatatatatatatatatatatatatatatatatatatatatatatatatatatatatatatataatcatcatcgtcatcaacgTCAGGGGTAAGTAGTCCATGGCAGGAAAAAGGTCTTTGACAGGTTCTTCCTCCCccaactgtttatggtctttgtatgccagtttaCACCCGCAAAgtgtcttagttcatcaatccatcgggTTTTCTATAAACCCttgctttttttacaatctctagggacccattcaattATTCTTCATAACCATTTGGTCTCTTTCCTTCCCCATATAGGTTCTGCTTATTATaacttcattttcttacatgttgtttgcATTTCCTTTACTTTTTTTCTTGTAGCCATGTTGTCAGTTTTCTGTTTCTCAGtaatattcccatcatcattctttctagagatctttgagttgtaactagcttatgctctaaggatccaagtttctgatatataagttaatatacAGGTAAGATCATATGACTAAtttcttctctttttagagaaggtgtcattttacatttgataatttctttttgtttaccATGGTTATCTTCTTTTAATTTAGATTACATATTCTACGGACACACGTACTGTCTGTCCTGAGGACGTATGTTCAATAATAATCTCTCAAGGTTCACCATATCCATTAGTTGTGCTTTAGCTATTcagattttctatcatcttttgcaattgttCCCTTAATCAACTAAattaaactatgtcatctgcaaatcttaatctATTAAGGTATCCCTAATCTGAATGGTTAAAAACTTCTTCATACTTTAGTTTAGGGTCTTCTTTCATGGTCCTGTAGAGCagaaaaaacctattttacattatcttcactgtcattttatcattttcattcaaatcgcgctgtgaaatattatatatatatatatatatatatatatatatatatatatatatatatctatatatatatgtatatatatatatatatatatatatatatatatatatatatatatatatatatatatgtgtgtgtgtgtgtgtgtttgtgtgtttgcgcgtttatatatatatatatatatatatatatatatatatatatatgcatatatatatattatatatatacatgcatatatatatatatatatatatatatatatatatatatatatatatatatatatatatgtgtgtgtgtgtgtgtgtgtttgcatatatatatatatatatatatatatatatatatatatatatatatatatatatatatatatatatatatatatatataagtatacacacatatataaatgtacattatatatatatatatatataaatatatacatatatatatatatatatatatatatatatatatataaatatatatatataaatatatatatatatatatatatatatatatatatatatatatataagtatacacacatatataaatgtacattatatatatatatatatatatatatatatatatatatatatatatgtatatatatatatatatacatatatatatatatatatatatatatatatatatatatatatatatatatgtatacatatatatatatatatatatatatatatatatatatatatatacatatatatatatgtatatatatatatatatatatatatatatatatatatatatatatatatatatatatatatatatatatatatatatatatatatatatatatatatatatatgttatattttatgcATTGTTTTGAAGGCATGTATGTTCCCGATGATGGCAAGAGGAAATATGTTTCTGAAActgatgtattttttgtttttgttgaaatATTTTCGTTACACTTGGCAATTCTGAAGTTTAGTAATTTATCGTTTTACCAAATCTATAGCTTAAATGAAGGGAATTTTATGTAAAATGGCTTTTCATCCGACATATACtgtatgcttttttatttttttctccttttaccgATATTCAAAGTATTTAATTACACGATAATTATGATTGGCATTGAAGGACAAATACACATAAGGGTGGTACACTTAGTCTTGTTCCATGAGTAAACTCTTTCAATTACCATACTACTAAACATGGCTTCATTCTAAAATCCTGGTTAGCATGTGGAGACCAAAATCACAGAGTTAAAACGCGAACATGCAACAGTAATAAAATACTGAGCAGTTTCCAGACATAACTGTAAGTTCCAGGGAATTCAGCGACATGTTCCAAGTTGCGCCATTTTGTGCTGAACCAGAACGATGGGAATGCTAATTTGCTTGCACATTCCATAATTTCATGAAACATGATTTGTAAATAAAGGATAGAAATAACTCCCCAAACACCTTACTACCACGTAAATTCGCTCTTATATTCTAATTATTTTCATAACTAGATGCATTTCTTTTGAAGACGAGAGGATGTAGAGAATTTGGATAAAaagggatttattaatattgtctctaTTTTACATTAAATAAGATTAAAACTATTATACAGCTCTAATATTAGTATGAAAGTGAAAGACATATCCACAGAAAGTGAGGTGTACTTAACATCTCTCATGAAACCTAATGATTAAACTGGATAAATGAAaccattaaatgaaaacaaaatattgaatttttaccATACGTGTAATAACAgtgataaagctttttttttaatttttcatatatatttcttgggGAAAATTAAGTCCAGGAACAGAAGAAAGTTCACAAAGTTCTTTATACAATGTTACTCTCTTTCAATTATAGAATATATGGTTAAGTGGTGATGGTTGTGTAATTTTTTGCATTAAATAATAAGGTAAAAAAGTAAAACAGATCTTATAATGATTTCTTTTCAGATTAACAAAGAAAGCATATATCATATCCCCTGTAATTCCCGTGAAAAATGACATATCGATCAAAGGGTGAATCTCCTGAAATGAAAACTGAATAACATAAAAAAAGGTGTAAAATATGCTCAGCATATAAACACAATGTTTGTTCATGTTATAGATCCAGCTAATGCTATTAACTGGTCATGTATAAATGAAggttttaataattcaaataaggGGCATGAAATGTACAATATCGATACATTTATATGCAGAACTCTGCAGACCTTATAATTTAGGGATATCTGTTTTCTATCCTAAGATTTATAGATGTTAAATTATCTCTGTTCGTGTGGTATTTATCTGTATAATCTGTAattttaaatatgtattatatgaaCAATTACATATGTTTTACTGTTACTTGTATgttggattctatatatatatacatatatatatatatatatatatatatatatatatatacatatatatatattgacatatatcacACCCacttacacacacagagacacacacacacacacacacacacacatatatatatatatatatatatatatatatatatatatatatatatatatatatatatatatatatatatatatatatgtatatatatatatatatatatatatatatataaatatatatatatatatatatatatatatatatatatatatatatatgtttatatgtatatatataaatatatatatatatatatatatatatatatatatatatatatatatatatatatatatatggtaagaaaaatatgtgtctgtgtgtttgtatgtagatacttgtatgtatatacagtaaaatacaAAAGTCCGCAACCACTGCTATAGTCAGCGAACATAACTCACTTTCCTCAAATGGGAGAATGATGTTCAGTGAGTGCTACAACGctattgaatatattaatatatgcatatatgtttaaatGTTCCTAGATATGAATAGATCCATGCATACATTAGTGGGCTGTTATGTATAGATGTGTTTGGatctatgtattcatatgtatgttggtatatataaatgtatatgcatctatatgaatatatgtatt encodes the following:
- the LOC137644918 gene encoding ETS domain-containing protein Elk-4-like; translation: MLLYTIYHVIEQDYVDIQYLIDICALFPLVLSYPSSVTLHALSSLSSPTLPTLSSISSPTPHALSSLFSPTPHALLSLSSPTPHALLSLSSPTPHALLSLSSPTLHALLSLSSPTLHALLSLSFPTPHAFLSLSSPTPHALLSLSSPTPHALLSLSFPTPHALLSLSSPIPHALLSLSSPTPHALLSLSSLTPPALLTLSSPTPHALLSISSPTPHALSSHIYLSPPFHEQSTILTS